A segment of the Bordetella flabilis genome:
CATCCGCCAGCAGCGGCGGCTTGGAACTGCTCATGGAAAGATCTCCTGTGTTGCGCGAGGGCGCGGCCGCGCTACTCGATATGGGTGCCGGAAGCCGCGATGGCCTTGGACCAACTGCTGGCCTGCGAGCTCAGGAAGGCCTGCGCCTGCTGCGGACCTTCGTTGATGATGCTGACCCCGGCGTTGCGCAGCCGCTCTTGCAGATCGGGCGCTTGCAGCGCCTGCGAGAACTTTTCGGCCAGCGTCTTGACGATGGGCGCGGGAAGCTTGGCCGGCCCCAGCAGCATGTACCAGGTCGAGACCGCATAGCCAGGCACCCCGGCTTCGGCCAGCGTCGGGATATCGGGTGCGATGGGCGATCGCTTGGCGCCGGTCTGGCCCAGCGCGCGCAGGCGGTTGTCGCGGATATACGGCAGGCTCTCGGAGATCGGCAGCATGGTGATGTCCACGCGCTTGCCCAGCATGTCGGCCATCGCGGCGCCGCCGCCCTTGTACGGCACATGCAGGTATTGCAGCCCGGACATCGATTTCAGGACCTCCGTGGCCAGGTGCGAGGAGCTGCCGTTGCCGGAGCTGGCGAAGCGGATGGCGTCCGGCTTCTGCTTGCTGGCCGCCACCAGTTCGGCCATCGTATGAATCGGCAGATCGGGCCGCACCATCAACACCAGCGGCGCCTCGCCCACCAGCGCGATCGGCGTGAAGTCGCTGAGCTTGTATTCGACCTTGCGGTACAGGCTGGGATTGATGGCGATACCCGGCGTACTGAACAGCAGCGTATAGCCGTCGGCCGGCGCGGTCGCCGTGGCGTCGAACGCCAGGTTGCCGCCCGCGCCCGGCCGGTTTTCCACCACGAAGTTGAAGCCGGAGAGTTCGCTGACCTTCTGCGTGACCATGCGGGCGACGATGTCGGCGCTGCCGCCGGCCGGAAAGGCGACCAGCGTACGGATGGGCCGCGACGGATAAGTGTCTGCATGCGCGCCCGGCGCGATGGCGGCGGCCAGCAGGATGCCGGCGGCCAGCGTTCGTATCGATTTCATGGTTGTCTCCTTGCTTCTGGTTATGAGCCGCCGGTTCCGGACCCTGCCTCCCGCGGCTGCGATGGCGCCACGTCCAGCCGCACCGCGATGTCGCGCAGCTCGGGCGACACGGCGGGATAACGTTGCATGACGAGCGGATCGTGGCCGGGGACGATATGCGCCGGGCTATCGGCCAGCCGTTCCAGCGTGGCATAGCCCTCGACGGCCTGCCCGACATGGAACACGGTGGTGAACACGCGGCGCTTTTCGAAGTGCTCGTAGAAGTGGCTGGTATCCGAGGCCAGCACGACCCAGCCCCGGCGGGTATGCACGCGCACGCACTGCAGGCCGTGCGTATGGCCACCGATGTGATGCAGGCTCAGGCCCGGGGCAAGCTCGGCGTCGCCCGCGTGGAACACCACGCGGTCCTTGTAGACCATGCGCACCATCCCGGTGACCTCGTCGACCTCGTAGCCGTGGTTGAACTGGCGATGGCGCATGTGGCGGCCGGTGGCGTAGGCCATTTCGGCGTCCTGCAGGTGAAAGCGCGCGGCCGCGAAGCTGTCGAACGTGCCGACATGGTCGTAATGCAGGTGCGTGATGATCACGTCGCGCACCTGGGCGGCTTCAACGCCCAGCATGGCCAGTCCCTCGGCCGGCGTACGCAGCAGCGTGCGCCCGCGCTTGCGCGCGACATCGGGGCCGAAACCGGTATCCACCACGTATTCGCGCCCGTCGCCGCGTACCAGCCAGACGTAATAGTCCATGGGCATGGGCGCGTCGTGCGGATCGCCGCCCACGAAGTAGTTCTGGCGCCGCCCCTCGCGCGTGGCGTAGCGGATCGCGTAGACCTCGTAGTCGGGCAAGGAGGATGAAGAGTCAGGAGTTGTCAGCGGGCTCATTTCGTCGGCGGCTCGGGGATGCAAGGCTGCGGGTTGGAGGTGGATGCCCGGAAACAGCGGGCCGCAGCAGCGCGGCCAGTGCGTCGAGCGAGGGCGCGGAGTGCAGGTCCATGACGCCGTCGCGGA
Coding sequences within it:
- a CDS encoding Bug family tripartite tricarboxylate transporter substrate binding protein codes for the protein MKSIRTLAAGILLAAAIAPGAHADTYPSRPIRTLVAFPAGGSADIVARMVTQKVSELSGFNFVVENRPGAGGNLAFDATATAPADGYTLLFSTPGIAINPSLYRKVEYKLSDFTPIALVGEAPLVLMVRPDLPIHTMAELVAASKQKPDAIRFASSGNGSSSHLATEVLKSMSGLQYLHVPYKGGGAAMADMLGKRVDITMLPISESLPYIRDNRLRALGQTGAKRSPIAPDIPTLAEAGVPGYAVSTWYMLLGPAKLPAPIVKTLAEKFSQALQAPDLQERLRNAGVSIINEGPQQAQAFLSSQASSWSKAIAASGTHIE
- a CDS encoding N-acyl homoserine lactonase family protein, which translates into the protein MSPLTTPDSSSSLPDYEVYAIRYATREGRRQNYFVGGDPHDAPMPMDYYVWLVRGDGREYVVDTGFGPDVARKRGRTLLRTPAEGLAMLGVEAAQVRDVIITHLHYDHVGTFDSFAAARFHLQDAEMAYATGRHMRHRQFNHGYEVDEVTGMVRMVYKDRVVFHAGDAELAPGLSLHHIGGHTHGLQCVRVHTRRGWVVLASDTSHFYEHFEKRRVFTTVFHVGQAVEGYATLERLADSPAHIVPGHDPLVMQRYPAVSPELRDIAVRLDVAPSQPREAGSGTGGS